One Halosegnis longus DNA window includes the following coding sequences:
- a CDS encoding NAD-dependent epimerase/dehydratase family protein codes for MSEPPHVAVTGAAGFIGSRVLGQLRRDHPDWELTALDNFYRGEIREVAGVSIEHVDIRHRDQLTAALAGADVVVHLAALSGVESCDENPDLAYETNVVGTTNVAYACKREEIALVFPFSAAVLGDPTEFPITTEMDRDPLNWYGETKVLGEQAIETLADGSFPAHQFLVANLYGQHTVGDRTVSKGVVIDFFVERALAGEPLTVYEPGTQARNFVHVKDVANAFCLSAEHLLDAHARGETGSTAFELGTDEAPSVMEMANLVAEIAREERGLDPTVELVENPRAAETLVDEFGVETTAVRETLGWEPHHTVEATIRERLSRS; via the coding sequence ATGAGCGAGCCGCCACACGTCGCTGTCACCGGAGCCGCGGGATTCATCGGGAGCCGCGTGCTCGGGCAACTCCGGCGTGACCACCCCGACTGGGAGTTGACCGCGCTGGATAACTTCTACCGCGGTGAGATTCGCGAGGTTGCGGGCGTCTCCATCGAACACGTCGATATCCGGCACCGCGACCAACTCACGGCCGCGCTTGCGGGCGCGGACGTCGTCGTGCATCTGGCGGCGCTGTCGGGCGTCGAGAGCTGTGACGAGAACCCCGACCTCGCGTACGAGACGAACGTGGTCGGCACGACGAACGTGGCGTACGCGTGCAAGCGCGAGGAGATCGCGCTCGTGTTCCCGTTTTCTGCGGCCGTGCTCGGCGACCCGACGGAGTTCCCGATTACGACCGAGATGGACCGCGACCCGCTGAACTGGTACGGCGAGACGAAGGTGCTCGGTGAGCAGGCCATCGAAACGCTGGCCGACGGCTCCTTTCCAGCTCACCAGTTCCTCGTGGCGAATCTCTACGGACAACATACGGTCGGGGACCGCACGGTCTCGAAGGGCGTGGTCATCGACTTCTTCGTCGAGCGAGCGCTCGCCGGTGAGCCGCTCACGGTGTACGAACCGGGAACGCAGGCGCGGAACTTCGTCCACGTGAAGGACGTGGCAAACGCCTTCTGTCTGAGTGCGGAACACCTGCTTGACGCTCATGCCCGCGGCGAGACCGGCAGCACGGCCTTCGAACTCGGGACCGACGAAGCGCCGAGCGTGATGGAGATGGCTAACTTGGTCGCGGAGATTGCCCGCGAGGAACGCGGACTGGACCCGACGGTCGAACTCGTGGAGAATCCGCGGGCGGCAGAGACGCTCGTCGACGAGTTCGGTGTCGAGACGACTGCGGTTCGGGAGACGCTCGGGTGGGAGCCACACCACACGGTCGAGGCGACGATTCGCGAGCGGCTGAGCAGGTCGTAA
- a CDS encoding aldo/keto reductase, translating to MTTVPGLGLGTSGNDDPDQCADSVATALKIGYRHIDTAQMYDNEAAVGDGIAQSDVPREEVFLATKVHPSNLGYEDVHESVAASLDRLGLDTIDLLYVHWPTQAYDPEATLRAFDELYEAGTIDHVGVSNFTAPLVKEARDILAAPIVANQIEVHPLLGPREPLFSTCREHDIDIVGYAPFCRGDALDDPTVQAVAERHDTSPAQVCLAWLASHDVAAIPKATGRAHIAENARAADLELTGDDIEQLDTIDRRYRRFDPEGSPWEK from the coding sequence ATGACGACTGTCCCAGGACTCGGGCTTGGCACCTCCGGCAACGACGACCCCGACCAGTGTGCTGACTCCGTCGCGACCGCACTCAAGATCGGCTACCGCCACATCGACACCGCCCAGATGTACGACAACGAGGCGGCCGTCGGCGACGGTATCGCACAGAGCGACGTACCACGCGAGGAGGTCTTCCTCGCCACGAAAGTCCATCCGTCGAATCTCGGCTACGAGGACGTGCATGAGAGCGTCGCGGCGAGTCTCGACCGCCTCGGACTCGACACCATCGACCTGCTGTACGTCCACTGGCCGACGCAGGCGTACGACCCCGAGGCGACGTTGCGAGCGTTCGACGAACTCTACGAGGCAGGAACTATCGACCACGTCGGCGTCAGCAACTTCACGGCCCCGCTCGTCAAGGAGGCACGCGACATCCTCGCTGCGCCCATCGTCGCGAACCAGATCGAGGTCCACCCGCTGCTCGGCCCGCGTGAGCCACTCTTCAGCACCTGCCGCGAGCACGACATCGATATCGTCGGGTACGCACCGTTCTGTCGGGGCGACGCCCTCGATGACCCGACGGTGCAGGCAGTCGCCGAGCGCCACGACACCTCCCCCGCGCAGGTGTGTCTCGCGTGGCTGGCGAGCCACGACGTGGCCGCAATTCCGAAGGCGACGGGGCGTGCCCACATCGCAGAGAACGCCCGGGCCGCTGATCTCGAACTCACCGGCGATGATATCGAGCAGTTGGACACCATCGACCGGCGGTACCGACGCTTCGATCCCGAGGGGTCGCCGTGGGAGAAGTGA
- a CDS encoding NAD-dependent epimerase/dehydratase family protein produces the protein MNVLVTGGCGYIGSVLVPHLLEDSRVDTVAVLDDFSGSSPRSLFGTLGDNLTFHSGDVREYGDVETACRGVDTVIHLAAITGAGSTHERREETFATNLEGTRNVLNAAGKVGVENVVLASSCNIYGRAPARDIDESVEPEPLNPYADTKYQSESLLEEATDEFGFDATALRMATNYGNAPGVRFNLVVNHFVFRALTDRPLTVYGDGSNWRPFIHVRDAARAYKHAALAPDDWSKAVYNVGSNAENYRIATIADIVSEEVAPVDISYLDDEHPGPSYHVNFDRLGATGYEPEWTLREGVRDLRDAFRGDVEST, from the coding sequence ATGAACGTCCTCGTCACCGGCGGCTGTGGCTACATCGGGAGCGTACTCGTCCCCCACCTGCTGGAAGACAGTCGCGTCGATACTGTCGCGGTCCTCGATGATTTCTCGGGGAGTTCGCCGCGGTCGCTGTTCGGCACGCTGGGCGATAACTTGACCTTTCACAGCGGCGACGTGCGTGAGTACGGCGACGTGGAGACGGCCTGCCGTGGTGTCGATACCGTCATCCATCTCGCGGCAATCACCGGGGCCGGCAGTACCCACGAGCGACGCGAGGAGACGTTCGCGACGAACCTAGAGGGGACGCGCAACGTGCTCAACGCCGCAGGGAAGGTCGGCGTCGAGAACGTCGTGCTCGCCTCCTCGTGTAACATCTACGGGCGAGCACCGGCCCGCGATATCGACGAATCGGTCGAGCCGGAGCCGCTGAATCCGTACGCCGATACGAAGTACCAGTCCGAATCGCTACTCGAAGAGGCCACGGACGAATTTGGTTTTGACGCCACAGCACTTCGAATGGCGACGAACTACGGGAACGCGCCGGGCGTGCGATTCAATCTCGTCGTGAACCACTTCGTGTTCCGGGCGCTCACGGACCGCCCGCTCACCGTCTACGGCGACGGGTCGAACTGGCGGCCGTTCATCCACGTGCGAGACGCTGCCCGCGCCTACAAGCACGCAGCGCTCGCACCGGACGACTGGTCGAAGGCGGTGTACAACGTCGGGAGTAACGCGGAGAACTACCGGATTGCGACGATTGCGGATATCGTGAGTGAGGAGGTCGCGCCCGTGGACATTTCGTATCTCGACGACGAGCATCCCGGCCCCTCGTATCACGTGAACTTCGACCGCCTCGGGGCGACGGGCTACGAGCCCGAATGGACGCTTCGTGAGGGCGTGCGTGACCTCCGCGACGCGTTTCGCGGCGACGTAGAATCCACCTGA
- a CDS encoding CAP domain-containing protein, whose amino-acid sequence MNKNLLPVTVVVLAVVVIGVGATQFGGQATAPSTPTPESPTPTPTATPTATPTPTGDGTATPTPTVTPTPTPTPAPTVETARIERAVEQDIRAFQDDPTTVGNEAMNTGGQIPAALSAMAERHSEQMATAGRLAHTIDGSTTADRYAQNGTIANCRVVNNQEQYVVAKETMEGFVRVPRVGDDPATVGQRLVDHLLSDDQARRTLELENADHIGVGVATSDEFVYVTVAVC is encoded by the coding sequence GTGAACAAGAACCTCCTCCCGGTCACGGTGGTCGTGCTCGCGGTCGTCGTCATCGGCGTCGGCGCGACGCAGTTCGGCGGACAGGCGACAGCGCCGTCGACCCCGACACCGGAGTCACCGACCCCGACGCCGACAGCAACCCCGACAGCGACGCCGACACCGACGGGCGACGGAACAGCGACACCGACGCCGACCGTGACGCCGACACCGACGCCCACGCCGGCACCGACAGTCGAGACGGCTCGCATCGAACGAGCCGTCGAGCAGGATATCCGTGCCTTCCAGGACGACCCGACGACGGTGGGCAACGAGGCGATGAACACCGGGGGACAGATTCCGGCTGCCCTCTCGGCGATGGCCGAACGCCACAGCGAACAGATGGCGACGGCCGGGCGACTCGCCCACACCATCGACGGCTCCACGACGGCCGACCGTTACGCGCAGAATGGGACCATCGCGAACTGCCGGGTCGTCAACAATCAGGAGCAGTACGTCGTCGCGAAAGAGACGATGGAGGGCTTTGTCCGCGTGCCGCGCGTCGGTGACGACCCCGCGACGGTCGGCCAGCGGCTCGTTGACCACCTGCTCTCTGACGACCAGGCGCGGCGCACGCTGGAGTTGGAAAACGCCGACCACATCGGCGTCGGGGTCGCCACGAGCGACGAATTCGTCTACGTGACGGTCGCGGTCTGTTGA